In Streptomyces sp. NBC_00569, a single genomic region encodes these proteins:
- a CDS encoding TatD family hydrolase — MSSDRSKDVTPPPLPAPLAVPVADSHTHLDMQSGTVEEGLAKAASVGVTTVVQVGCDVNGSRWAADTAAAHPGVHATVALHPNEAPRIVLGDPDGWSRQGERPAGGDAALDEALAEIDRLAALPHVKGVGETGLDHFRTGPEGIAAQERSFRAHIEIAKRHGKALVIHDRDAHDDVLRILKEEGAPERTVFHCYSGDADMARICAENGYFMSFAGNVTFKNAQPLRDALVAAPRELVLVETDAPFLTPAPYRGRPNAPYLIPVTLRAMAAVKGLDEDALAAAVSANTARAFDY; from the coding sequence ATGAGCTCTGACCGTTCGAAGGACGTCACCCCGCCGCCGCTGCCCGCGCCCCTCGCGGTGCCGGTCGCCGACTCGCACACCCACCTCGACATGCAGTCGGGCACGGTGGAGGAGGGCCTCGCCAAGGCCGCGTCGGTGGGTGTGACGACCGTCGTCCAGGTCGGCTGCGACGTGAACGGTTCCCGCTGGGCCGCCGACACCGCGGCCGCGCACCCGGGCGTGCACGCCACCGTCGCGCTGCACCCGAACGAAGCGCCCCGCATCGTCCTCGGTGACCCCGACGGCTGGTCGCGCCAGGGCGAGCGCCCGGCCGGCGGTGACGCGGCCCTCGACGAGGCGCTCGCCGAGATCGACCGGCTCGCGGCCCTCCCGCACGTGAAGGGCGTCGGCGAGACCGGACTCGACCACTTCCGTACGGGGCCCGAAGGCATCGCCGCGCAGGAGCGCTCCTTCCGTGCCCACATCGAGATCGCCAAGCGGCACGGCAAGGCGCTCGTGATTCACGACCGCGACGCCCATGACGACGTGCTGCGCATCCTCAAGGAGGAGGGCGCCCCCGAGCGCACCGTCTTCCACTGCTACTCCGGAGATGCCGACATGGCCCGGATCTGCGCCGAGAACGGCTACTTCATGTCGTTCGCCGGGAACGTCACCTTCAAGAACGCGCAGCCCCTGCGCGACGCGCTCGTGGCCGCCCCGCGCGAGCTCGTCCTGGTCGAGACCGACGCGCCCTTCCTGACCCCCGCGCCCTACCGCGGACGGCCTAACGCCCCGTACCTCATTCCGGTCACGCTGCGCGCGATGGCCGCGGTGAAGGGCCTCGACGAGGACGCCCTCGCGGCGGCCGTTTCCGCCAACACGGCCCGCGCTTTCGATTACTGA
- a CDS encoding ubiquitin-like domain-containing protein, with amino-acid sequence MSNSPYGTYEPQETLVTLETHEPPPGPPPHADTYRPGYESMETQPAWPVPGALLPPPSAPAADPAPQAAGRAEARRAARRRKRPERPDTLRRLLPQALVVAFLAGGTTAFVAADKAVQLSVDGRPRTLHTFADDVSELLADEGVDVGPHDVVAPAPGTALSSGDEVAVHYGRLVHLTLDGERRKVWTTAGTVDGALNQLGVRAEGAYVSASRSRRIARDGLALAVRTERSVTVMADGRERTIRTNAATVGDAVDEAGISLHGQDTTSVPQDSFPRDGQTITVMRIKGSREVREEPIAYEVERTQDPTLFRGTEVVERAGRQGARRVTYALRTVNGVRQKPRRLSAEVVREPRSRLVKVGTKPPPSSVVGADGLHWSALARCESGGRPGATDATGTYGGLYQFDVQTWHSLGGGGRPQDASASEQTYRAKKLYVQRGASPWPHCGGRLHG; translated from the coding sequence GTGAGCAATTCGCCGTACGGGACGTATGAGCCGCAGGAAACGCTCGTCACGCTCGAGACACACGAACCACCGCCCGGCCCGCCCCCGCACGCGGACACCTACCGCCCCGGCTACGAGTCGATGGAGACCCAGCCCGCCTGGCCCGTGCCCGGAGCGCTGCTGCCGCCCCCGTCCGCCCCGGCCGCGGACCCCGCCCCGCAGGCCGCCGGGCGCGCCGAGGCCCGCAGGGCGGCCCGGCGCAGGAAACGGCCCGAACGGCCCGACACCCTCAGACGCCTGCTGCCGCAGGCCCTCGTCGTCGCGTTCCTGGCCGGCGGCACCACCGCCTTCGTCGCCGCCGACAAGGCGGTCCAGCTCAGTGTCGACGGCAGGCCGCGCACCCTGCACACCTTCGCGGACGACGTCAGTGAGCTGCTCGCCGACGAGGGCGTCGACGTCGGCCCGCACGATGTCGTCGCCCCCGCCCCCGGGACCGCCCTGTCCAGCGGCGACGAGGTCGCCGTGCACTACGGCAGGCTCGTCCACCTCACCCTCGACGGGGAGCGCCGCAAGGTGTGGACCACGGCGGGCACCGTCGACGGCGCCCTGAATCAGCTCGGCGTCCGCGCCGAGGGCGCCTATGTCTCCGCGTCCCGCTCGCGCCGCATCGCCCGCGACGGCCTCGCGCTCGCCGTCCGCACCGAACGCAGCGTCACGGTCATGGCCGACGGCCGCGAGCGCACCATCCGCACCAACGCCGCCACCGTCGGGGACGCCGTCGACGAGGCGGGCATCTCGCTGCACGGCCAGGACACCACGTCCGTGCCGCAGGACAGCTTCCCGCGCGACGGGCAGACGATCACCGTCATGCGCATCAAGGGCAGCAGGGAGGTGCGCGAGGAACCCATCGCGTACGAGGTGGAGCGCACCCAGGACCCGACCCTGTTCCGTGGGACCGAGGTCGTCGAACGGGCGGGCCGCCAGGGCGCCCGGCGCGTCACCTACGCCCTGCGCACCGTCAACGGCGTCAGGCAGAAGCCGCGCCGCCTGAGCGCAGAGGTCGTGCGTGAGCCCCGCAGCCGGCTCGTGAAGGTCGGCACCAAGCCCCCGCCGTCCTCCGTCGTCGGCGCCGACGGCCTGCACTGGAGCGCACTCGCCCGGTGCGAGTCCGGCGGGCGCCCCGGCGCGACCGACGCCACCGGCACCTATGGGGGCCTCTACCAGTTCGACGTACAGACCTGGCACAGCCTGGGCGGCGGCGGCCGGCCCCAGGACGCGTCCGCCTCCGAGCAGACGTACCGGGCCAAGAAGCTGTACGTGCAGCGCGGCGCGAGCCCGTGGCCGCACTGTGGTGGCCGCCTGCACGGGTAA
- the rsmA gene encoding 16S rRNA (adenine(1518)-N(6)/adenine(1519)-N(6))-dimethyltransferase RsmA, translating into MSTTDPQGPLLGPADIRELAAALGVRPTKQRGQNFVIDANTVRRIVRTAQVTPEDNVVEVGPGLGSLTLALLESAAHVTAVEIDDVLAAALPATIEARLPQKKDAFALVHSDAMQVRELPGPAPTALVANLPYNVAVPVLLHMLDTFPSIERTLVMVQAEVADRLAAAPGSKVYGVPSVKANWYADVKRAGSIGRNVFWPAPNVDSGLVALVRRTEPVATTASKREVFAVVDAAFAQRRKTLRAALSGWAGSAAAAEAALVAAGVSPQARGEAITVEEFARIAENKQ; encoded by the coding sequence GTGAGCACCACTGACCCCCAGGGCCCCCTGCTTGGCCCCGCCGACATCCGCGAACTGGCGGCAGCCCTGGGCGTGCGGCCCACGAAACAGCGCGGCCAGAACTTCGTCATCGACGCCAACACGGTCCGCCGCATCGTCCGCACCGCGCAGGTCACCCCCGAGGACAACGTCGTCGAGGTCGGCCCCGGCCTCGGCTCGCTGACCCTCGCGCTCCTGGAGTCGGCGGCGCATGTCACCGCCGTCGAGATCGACGACGTGCTCGCCGCCGCGCTGCCCGCGACGATCGAGGCCCGCCTCCCGCAGAAGAAGGACGCCTTCGCGCTCGTCCACTCCGACGCGATGCAGGTACGCGAACTGCCGGGCCCCGCGCCCACGGCGCTCGTCGCGAACCTGCCCTACAACGTCGCCGTGCCGGTCCTGCTCCACATGCTCGACACGTTCCCCTCCATCGAGCGCACGCTCGTCATGGTGCAGGCCGAGGTCGCCGACCGCCTCGCGGCCGCCCCCGGCTCGAAGGTCTACGGCGTCCCGTCGGTCAAGGCCAACTGGTACGCGGACGTGAAGCGCGCCGGCTCCATCGGCCGGAACGTGTTCTGGCCCGCGCCGAACGTCGACAGCGGTCTCGTGGCCCTGGTCCGGCGCACCGAGCCGGTGGCGACGACCGCCTCCAAGCGCGAGGTCTTCGCCGTGGTCGACGCGGCCTTCGCCCAGCGCCGCAAGACCCTGCGCGCCGCCCTGTCCGGCTGGGCCGGATCGGCCGCCGCCGCCGAGGCCGCCCTGGTCGCGGCCGGAGTCTCCCCGCAGGCACGCGGCGAGGCCATCACGGTCGAGGAGTTCGCACGGATCGCGGAGAACAAGCAGTGA
- a CDS encoding 4-(cytidine 5'-diphospho)-2-C-methyl-D-erythritol kinase: MSVTVRVPAKVNVQLAVGAARPDGFHDLANVFLAVGLHDDVTATAADELTLTCEGPGADQVPLDRTNLAARAAIALGERYGIEPLVHLHIDKDIPVAGGMAGGSADAAGALVACDALWGTGATRDELLDICAELGSDVPFSLVGGAALGTGRGEKLQPLDVGGEFRWVFAAADGGLSTPAVYGEFDRLAQGRAIPEPEASPALLDALRSGDASALSATLTNDLQPAALSLFPALKDTLDAGTSAGALAGLVSGSGPTTAFLCADEKSARAVAAALTASRTCRSVRVTTSPAPGATVVQR, from the coding sequence GTGAGCGTGACGGTACGGGTCCCCGCGAAGGTCAACGTCCAGCTCGCGGTCGGCGCGGCCCGCCCCGACGGCTTCCACGACCTCGCCAACGTCTTCCTCGCCGTCGGCCTCCACGACGACGTCACGGCGACCGCCGCCGACGAACTGACCCTCACCTGCGAGGGTCCCGGCGCGGACCAGGTCCCGCTGGACCGCACCAACCTCGCGGCCCGCGCCGCGATCGCGCTGGGCGAGCGGTACGGGATCGAGCCCCTTGTCCACCTGCACATCGACAAGGACATCCCCGTCGCCGGCGGCATGGCGGGCGGCTCCGCGGACGCCGCCGGCGCACTCGTGGCCTGCGACGCGCTGTGGGGCACCGGCGCCACCCGGGACGAACTCCTCGACATCTGCGCCGAGTTGGGCAGCGATGTGCCGTTCAGTCTGGTCGGCGGGGCGGCCCTCGGCACCGGACGCGGCGAGAAGCTTCAACCCCTGGACGTGGGCGGCGAGTTCCGGTGGGTGTTCGCGGCCGCCGACGGAGGGCTCTCGACGCCCGCCGTGTACGGCGAGTTCGACCGCCTCGCGCAGGGGCGCGCGATCCCCGAGCCGGAGGCCTCGCCCGCCCTGCTCGACGCGCTGCGCTCCGGCGACGCGAGCGCGCTGTCCGCGACGCTCACGAACGACCTCCAGCCGGCCGCGCTCTCCCTGTTCCCCGCGCTGAAGGACACCCTCGACGCGGGCACGTCGGCGGGCGCCCTCGCGGGCCTGGTCTCCGGCTCGGGCCCGACCACGGCGTTCCTGTGCGCGGACGAGAAGTCGGCGCGGGCGGTCGCCGCAGCCCTCACGGCGTCCCGCACCTGCCGCTCCGTACGGGTCACGACGTCCCCGGCGCCGGGCGCGACGGTCGTCCAGCGCTGA
- a CDS encoding type II toxin-antitoxin system YoeB family toxin, with translation MTDEHRLVREVVEDEVRVAACRYRYSR, from the coding sequence ATCACCGACGAGCACCGGCTCGTCCGCGAAGTCGTCGAGGACGAGGTCCGGGTCGCCGCCTGCCGGTACCGCTACAGCCGCTGA